The Candidatus Nanohalovita haloferacivicina region GTGAACAAGAAGCTTATCGCAGCAGGATTGATTCTTGGACTGGTTGTGGGAGGCCTTGCCGCAGAGTATATTTCATCGGAGAAGACACAGAGCGCAGGATACTGTGATACGTTAGAAGCCAATATTGCTCAGAACAAGACTTTTGAAGGCACAGTTGACTGTTTCGATCCTGAAGAAGTAGAGACTGATCTACCGGACAGAGTGAATGATTCTGCTACGCTGAAATGTGTGTGCAGAAAGAGCTACAACGGCAGCGTCAGCTGGATGAATATTGCAGTAAGTAATTGAAGTTTAGAATCTGAATTGGCCTGAAATCCTTAGCTTGTTGCTTCTTCCCTCTTTCTCCTTCTGAACTATGCCTTGATCAACAAGTTCAGATACAACTCCGGAAACCTTGGCCTTTGAGTACTCTGACTCATCAACCACGTCCTTCTGAAGCATGCTTCCCTCATTTTCAATCAGTAGATCCACTACGTCTCTCTGATCTTCGGTAAGCTCGCCGTAAACCTCGCTGATGTCCTGGGAAGAAATCCTCTTCCATACTGCTAGTCCAAGGATTGAAAGTAGAATAATCAGTAGGCCTATTCCAATATACCTGATCAAGCTGTCATCGCTAGATGAGTCGTTGTAGAAAACACTGAAAGAGATTGGCTCTCCTCCCAGCGCAGGATCTGTCTCCCATACAACAAATATTCTCTGCCCATCGCTACCGGTTTCTCCGTAACTAGGTGAAAAAGCAGGCTGAGAAAGATTCTCATCGTTGACAATGACTGCGTTCTCAGGCAGAACAACCTTCAGCCTGTAGTGATCTGTAGGAACACGGAAGACACGAGTAAACTGGAAAAAGTCCACGTTCTCCCTGCTTGAGGTAATACCTGAAGTCCGGAAATCAAAGGATGCAGTAAAATTAGTAGACATATCGGTAGGACACTGAATCTCTGAACCAATCTGCAAATCCCTCACATCACATTCAACCTGCTCGCCATTAATCCGTGACTCCAGATCATAAACAGGGTAAGAAACAACATAAGTCAGGCTTTCAGAAGTTAACTCATCAATATCAAGCCGAACATCAACCTCAGAATTGCTTAAATCAATAGTAACATCTTCCTGCGCAATAGCGGTGGCTGAAACAGTTGAAACAAATGCCACAAGCGCTAAAACAAATACAAACTTCTTCATGCCTTCCAACCAAGGGATTGTTTTTATTCTTCACCAGATTTCGAAATCAGTACGCCTCCAGCCCCCATCTGCGCATAATTATGCATAGTATCGGCAACCTTCTGCAAGGCCTCCTGACTATCCTTCAAAGTCAAGTTAAAGTTCTCAGGACCTTCAATCTGTACATAAGTAGGCCCATAGTTAATCGTGATCTCAACTGCAGTATTGAAGTCATCAACCTCAACAACAGTCTCAACAACCCTGGAGAAACCTTCATCCAGATCAGGATGAGGATTATCAACCTTCTCAGTCTCATCCCAGTTAACCTCCTTAACCTCTACAGACTCATGTCCTTCAAGGCCTTCAATGTGGTCCTCAAGGGCTTCTTCAACTTTATCCTTATCGTTACTGACTGCCTCAAATACCATCCAGAGTTCGATTGCCATAAGTAAAATACCTCACCTTACCCTTAAAGCTATTACTTAAAACAATATAAAGACATGAAGGAAAAAATCCTCGAACACGGAATAGACCAGACCTTCTTCATAATGGCCGCAATAGCACTCCTAACAGTAACAACATTTCTACTGACAAACGGCATACAGACCTCCGAGGCCCGCGGCACATGCTACACAGAAATCAAGACATGCAAAGGCCTCCCATTCAATGGTTCCTGCATAGGAAGTGTACAGATCGAGGAAAAATTCGACTCCGCCGAACAATGCAGCCAGCTGGAAAATGTAGAGGCCTCATGTAACTCTGTAAGAGAAAACCTTTGTGCAAGCTCGGAATACTCGGGTGATGAATGGAAGAAAGCTGTTGTCGAAGGATTCAGTTGTTCGAGATGGGAGAAACAGTATAGCGGTGTAGATTTGAAAAGCTGCAGTTCCAATAACTAATACAGTAGAGTATGAATTTTCAGGATCCGCGCAAGAAAATCAGAGAACTTGAGTACGAATACACTTTTGACAAGACAGAGCTAGGCAAGGTAATGGTTATTGCATCGCTGACACTTCTGATCGTGTCGGTGCACACACTTATGACTCTGCAACCAGCGATCGATGAGGCCAAGCAGACAGAGCAGAGACTCGACCAGCTGGACGCGGTAGTCTCCACGGACGCATTTAACGACAGTCTTCAGGCCATAGATGATCTGCAGGGCACCAATATCGGCGACCAGATGCAGTACGCAGTCTCAACATTCAGAGGTATGCAGGTAACAACCAATGACCAGCAAGCGATATACTCGGAACTAGAGCAAGCCAGCAAAACCTACCAATGGCTCGTATTAACGGGTATAATAGGCCTGGTAGCTGGCCTGGCGACAATCTATGTATAGAAAAATTTTTCTAGCCATCCTGGCAATCTTTCTAACAGCCAGCGCATCAGCAGCAAACGCAACAATAACTTTAGAAGCCCAGAACTCTCAGGGAAGCACAGTAGATGCAGAATACCTGGTAAAACAGGGAGGGACAACCGTGGCCTCTGCACAGAACCTTCTGGACACAAACCTGACAGAAAATGAAAACTACACGGTAATACAGAACTTTCAGGGGTCAGGCCCGGATATCAATGCCACATGGCACGATCTCAACCTTACAGCAGACATCTCACCTCAGATGCAGGTCATCAACTACGCTTCATCCGGTCCCTACATCGTAAATCACGAAAAAGTGTACGCGTTGGATGATACAGGATTAAACTATAATACTGTCGAAATAACGTATGGAAGGCCTTCCTCGCCTGAAAAAATCCTTTACTGTTCAAGCTACGACTTCGGATCCTCAAGCTGCAGCTCATGGCAAATACAGGATACCTCAACATATACTACTTCTACGGGCTCTCAGACCTTCAGCTTCAATACCTCGACTTTCAGCGCTTACTCCGCAGGAAACACCTCTCCAAGACTCCAGCTCAACAATATAACAGTACACAATGTCACAGGCCTCTCACAGTCCAACAAGGAAACTGGTGGAGAACTGGTTGATTATGGTACAAACACTACTCTAAATCTGAAACAGGCCTCAGAGAATACATACAGATTTTCCTTTACAGTAGAGAATACAGGGAGCCAGAACTGGAGTATAGCACCTGAAGATATACTAAGACACTCGGGACTCAA contains the following coding sequences:
- a CDS encoding helix-turn-helix transcriptional regulator, with the protein product MKKFVFVLALVAFVSTVSATAIAQEDVTIDLSNSEVDVRLDIDELTSESLTYVVSYPVYDLESRINGEQVECDVRDLQIGSEIQCPTDMSTNFTASFDFRTSGITSSRENVDFFQFTRVFRVPTDHYRLKVVLPENAVIVNDENLSQPAFSPSYGETGSDGQRIFVVWETDPALGGEPISFSVFYNDSSSDDSLIRYIGIGLLIILLSILGLAVWKRISSQDISEVYGELTEDQRDVVDLLIENEGSMLQKDVVDESEYSKAKVSGVVSELVDQGIVQKEKEGRSNKLRISGQFRF